Genomic segment of Arcobacter sp. LA11:
CATTATAATTTACTTTTACTCTTATATCGCGGAATAGAGCAGTTCGGTAGCTCGTCGGGCTCATAACCCGAAGGTCATAGGTTCAAATCCTGTTTCCGCAACCAATCAACAAAAATAATTTTTAATCTGGGGTATCGCCAAGTGGTAAGGCAACGGCTTTTGGTGCCGTCATTCGTAGGTTCGAATCCTACTACCCCATCCACAATTAATCTTACTTCTAAATTTCTCTTTTTTGTATAATTATAAATCTCTAAATAAGAAAATATTATTGATAAAAATAAATTAATCTTAAAATTTAAATTAAATTTAAGTTTTATGAAAGATTATATAATTATAATAAAAATCTAAATTTATTATGAAGGTATAATCATGAAAAAATATATGTATGAGTCTGTAATTAGTTTTTTAGTTATAGGTATTGTAATATCTATTTATATTTTATATAACAAAAATCAAATAAATAATATTGAAGAACAAAAGTCAACTGTAAGTGATATTTCTAGTATTAAAATAATTAAAGAAATAAATATGAACAGTCGTGAAAAAGAAAAAATCAATAAACTTAAAAGCAAAATAGTAGATCAAAAAATCAATGATTTAGAAAGTACCCTTTCCAAAACTGAGCAAATGTTAAAAAAATATAATAAAAATAACCAGAATATAATAATAAAAAATAATGATATAGAAAAATTAGTTAGTTTAGATTTAATTCAATCAGAAAAGATATTAAAAAAAGAAGAATTGATTCAAAATAAAAATGAAGATACTAAGAATATAGAGAAAATTGAAAGTCCCATTTTGAATGAGGAATCCAATAAAGCTTCAAATGTAATAGTTCAAAAGCCTTTATCTTCAATTTCATTAAGTAATTCTTCTATTGATAAAAAAAATATAGATGTCAATAATTTAGAACAAACAGATAATAAAAGTAGAAATATTGGTATAGAACAAGAAATTGAAAAATTTAAAATTGAAATTAATGCTGTGAAAAAAGTAATAGACAGTGTTAAAACAAGAATTAATTAAAGGAAAACAAATGAAAAGAATATTTTTTAATGGAATTATTAAATTAGTTTTTATGAGTATATTTTTTTGCATGGCATTAAATGCAAGTAAATATGAAATTCATTCTTTAAAAGAATGTAATAGTAAAAATATACGTCAAGAAATTCTAGGAATAAAGCCTTTATGTATAAATAATGAAGAAATAATAAGAAAAGATTTGTTAGATTTATATGGTGGAAATAATGTTTTATATAAAACTAGAGATAATAGTTTTACTAGTATTAAGAGTTATTATGAATCAGAATCAAATCCTGAATTATGGGAAATAACTGATGATAGTAGTTTAGTAATTACTTATGATAAAAATAATAAGTATAAGATAGTAAAAGTAAAAGATTCAACGACAACTATTAATATTCCTTATATAAATTCAGAAATTGATTTTTCGTATGAAAAAATCTCCGATAATGTAAGAATTTCTCAAATAATTGTAAATGAAAATATCTATGGAATAGATTATGACCAAAATGGAATAGCAAAAATAAATTTATTAAGTAATGCTAAAAATCTTGGAGATTATATTACTTATTCATATGTGTTTAATGATAAAGGTGAAGTATTAAGAGAGACAATATCAGGTTTTAATATAGAGTCTAGAATTAAAAAATATGAATACTCTATAGAAGGAAATAATAAAGTTATTAAAACCGTTAATCCTTTTGGCGATATTGAAATAAAGAAATTTAATACAAATGGAAGAATAGTATCTTTAACTGATTATAATAAATTGATAACTACATGGGAGTATGATTCTAATGATAGGTTAATTAAAGAGAATAAGCCAAATAATACTGTAACATCGTATGAATATAGTACATCTAATTTAGTAGATAATAGTACTTTAAAAGTTATAAAAACTTCAATTGGCAAACCTACAGTTACTAAATATTATGATTCGAGTAATAGAAAAATAAAAATAGAAAAACAAGGTTTTAATAGAAGAATTATTGTAGAAGATATAGTTTATGATTCTGTAGGAAGAATAGATAAATATTCTATCCCTTATTTTAAAGGTGAGGCAGTATATTTTATTGATTTTACATATGATAATGATAATAGAGTTACATCAATTGATAAACCTGGATTAAATAACACTAGGTTAGTTACTACATACCAATATTTAAATAATAATATAACAATTAAATATCCTGATGGAAAAGAGGAAGTAGTAGATTCAAATAAAATAAATTCAAATGAAACAGTTACTTATGATTTGTTAGGAAATATTGTAAAAATCGTTGATGAAAAAGGAAATGTATTAAATTTTAAATATGATATTTTAGATAGACTTATTGAAAAAGAGATAATACCTAGTAATAATGAAGAAAATAAACAAGTTACCAATTTTGTTTATGATAGAGCTGACATGGGAATTGGCAAACTTGCATATATCAAATCAAAAGAATATAAAAAAGAGTATTATTATGATGAATTATCAAGAGTAAAAACTAATAAGACTTTTATAGGAAATAAATCGTTTATAACACAATATACTTATATATTGGATGATAAAATTGAAACAGTAATAAAACCAGATGGATTTAAAATAATCAATGAATATAATGATTCTGGATTTTTAACAGCAGTAAAATCTCCTAAATTAATAACCGTTGAACTCGACTTTGAGAATTTAAAAGAACTGATTATGTCAAATTTAAATGACGAATATGAAATAAATAGTAAGTATTATGATTTAAAAGCTCAGATTGAATACTATAGTTTAAAAAAACCTATATATGAAAATTTAGCAATACAATATTCATCAATAAATGTAGAAATTGCAACCCAATTAAATGAAGTAGTTTTACTTTTAAGTGAAACAATCACTTTATTACAAAACAATCTAGTGACGTATAAAAGCATTGCAGATAATTTAAGAAATATAAGAACTAATCACCTACTTCCAAAGCTATCAGAGCAAAACAATGAAGATAACTTTAAATGGTTATCTGAAATATTTGAAGGTGAAAGTAATAATTATGTTGCTTTATCTACAAAATATATAGATAAAGCAAGTAGTTTACTTGAAGGTGTTATTTCTGATCCAGATATTTTAAATAGTTCATTGAATATTGATAGTGATTTAATTACATATTATACTAATCAATCAAAAGAAGTAAATATTATTGCAGATGATTTCTCTACATTAGCGTTAACTTATTCTCAAAGATATGAAGAATTAAAATTAGGAGAAGGTATCTTCTCAAATAGTACTTACTTAGGGATGTTTGATAATACTGATTATAAATATTTTTATAAAATAATTGACATGGATTCATTAGGGCGAATTACAAATGAAGTTTTTGGTAATGGACTAGTTTCAAAAAAAGAGTATGATGCTTCAAGTGGAAACTTAATAAGAATAACTACTGGGTTTAATGGTAATAGTGATATAAAAGATATAAGATATACATATGACGTATATAATAATCTAATTACTCAATATGATGTAAAAAATAATTTAACAAAAAACTATGTTTATGATTTATCTAATAAATTAATAAGTGCATCAAGTATCGGAGAAGGTTTCTACTCTAATATTGCATATATTTATATAGACCCAACTACAAGTAGTTATCAATATGATGAAAATACAAATACCTTTACTAATTCCCATGAGAATATAACTTTAGATTTAGATAATCCTAATTTGATTTCAAAGAATTTAAATGAAAGTGTTATTTTATATTCAAATGATAGTAAAACTTATAAAAAAACTATCACTGAAAATAATCTCAACAATATTATCTATAAAGTTGAAACAGGGTTCAAATATGAGTTATTAAATGATGGAACAAAATATAAAAATTTGATTTATGCAAATGATAAATTAATAGCTATTCATATAGAAGAAGATATGGATGATTATATTATTCCAAATAATTATTATTTACATCAAGATTTATTTGGTTCTGTTGATATTATTACAAATGAGCTAGCCGTAGTTGAAGATAAGCTTAACTATAGACCATTTGGTGAAAAAACAGATGATTCTTGGACACAAGAAGTAGCAAATAATACTATTACTAATATATCTTTTAAAGGTTATGAAAGTGGTGAATTTAATTTATTAAATGTAGATGGTTATTTATATGATCCAAAAATTGCAAAAACTTTTACAAATCAGCCATTTAGTTCTTTAGATGAGAAAACAAAAGACTTTTTCTTTTATAGTAATCCTACAAGATATGTAGATAAAGAACTTGATAGTTGGTTTAAAAATATAACTGATATTTTTAATATTGAAAATATTATTAGTGTTAGCTCTAATACTTTACTAAATACTGAAGTTAGTAGAGATATTCATTCTATTTTATCTCAAGAAAATGTATATATTGGATATGAAAAACCAACAGATACAAATAAAATTTGGTACGAACCAAATAGTTCAGGTGGACTAGATATAAAAGTTTCAGATGGTGGAAATAGTTGGAACAGTGTAGGAACTAC
This window contains:
- a CDS encoding RHS repeat domain-containing protein, which produces MKRIFFNGIIKLVFMSIFFCMALNASKYEIHSLKECNSKNIRQEILGIKPLCINNEEIIRKDLLDLYGGNNVLYKTRDNSFTSIKSYYESESNPELWEITDDSSLVITYDKNNKYKIVKVKDSTTTINIPYINSEIDFSYEKISDNVRISQIIVNENIYGIDYDQNGIAKINLLSNAKNLGDYITYSYVFNDKGEVLRETISGFNIESRIKKYEYSIEGNNKVIKTVNPFGDIEIKKFNTNGRIVSLTDYNKLITTWEYDSNDRLIKENKPNNTVTSYEYSTSNLVDNSTLKVIKTSIGKPTVTKYYDSSNRKIKIEKQGFNRRIIVEDIVYDSVGRIDKYSIPYFKGEAVYFIDFTYDNDNRVTSIDKPGLNNTRLVTTYQYLNNNITIKYPDGKEEVVDSNKINSNETVTYDLLGNIVKIVDEKGNVLNFKYDILDRLIEKEIIPSNNEENKQVTNFVYDRADMGIGKLAYIKSKEYKKEYYYDELSRVKTNKTFIGNKSFITQYTYILDDKIETVIKPDGFKIINEYNDSGFLTAVKSPKLITVELDFENLKELIMSNLNDEYEINSKYYDLKAQIEYYSLKKPIYENLAIQYSSINVEIATQLNEVVLLLSETITLLQNNLVTYKSIADNLRNIRTNHLLPKLSEQNNEDNFKWLSEIFEGESNNYVALSTKYIDKASSLLEGVISDPDILNSSLNIDSDLITYYTNQSKEVNIIADDFSTLALTYSQRYEELKLGEGIFSNSTYLGMFDNTDYKYFYKIIDMDSLGRITNEVFGNGLVSKKEYDASSGNLIRITTGFNGNSDIKDIRYTYDVYNNLITQYDVKNNLTKNYVYDLSNKLISASSIGEGFYSNIAYIYIDPTTSSYQYDENTNTFTNSHENITLDLDNPNLISKNLNESVILYSNDSKTYKKTITENNLNNIIYKVETGFKYELLNDGTKYKNLIYANDKLIAIHIEEDMDDYIIPNNYYLHQDLFGSVDIITNELAVVEDKLNYRPFGEKTDDSWTQEVANNTITNISFKGYESGEFNLLNVDGYLYDPKIAKTFTNQPFSSLDEKTKDFFFYSNPTRYVDKELDSWFKNITDIFNIENIISVSSNTLLNTEVSRDIHSILSQENVYIGYEKPTDTNKIWYEPNSSGGLDIKVSDGGNSWNSVGTTGSLNSAGEITVDSLVLLNKMPCFYQDHGFIETGSKKLAYTCSTSQTWELGGDFDGTYTVQDLGIIYINALENSTIKVTAPSGEFSGIKEFKKVAGYWIDEDRKFIISDDVNKMSNISMNEGAKAFIKKDNSSIYSLARLYVPSISTKWVYLTSGYNLVATQFDLINSSIGGYVYDSKNNKYFKQTNNVWTSTDGLVQLSSHSSGRNIFTSLNANTKYYLYTNDCTSSTCYGSSSNNYFAGSKEDNMYVFDYVSAGNNKNNLADATHHLNIEAVYNSGDNGALVGNDIYVKRFDTLGRVVYYKSTDGYYYTKNGVLIPNVLAPRYGTVVSLPPGYDASTVIFSGNDILLANRTEATNWITAPADAGIKIGGVNYVHKVSSGKDFWTNNGSGDGQANATEIFTRGSRSMLPTVTHSLTAITKEVGTEANYTTTGLSATVDSSFKQWFYATSGTRTSNLLDAVLITSNPYRTSNSLANTVGYAMWGSNLMYKSGIVWKYSSNNANYNPCVAPYNDGTNYSNLTCKENYTYDSGWTHQDRYTYASDSGSDESGANGLSIYWAKKYIGSSSGVYNGGYIYSVGSFIKDIACCGSWDKQYYVKRTQARTRYKNFKDY